In a single window of the Thermoanaerobacterium sp. PSU-2 genome:
- the spoIIIAB gene encoding stage III sporulation protein SpoIIIAB has protein sequence MLKIVGMVLVLISSAMIGYMKSLKYTLRRQTLRSFLSSLNLLITEITYSQVTLSEAFAKLSETSESGVGRFFLLVSQILNSNEGYTAGEAWEIALNKVENINLSQDDIKILKSFGNGLGNSDIYNQEKNFKLASELLKKQLIDAEESSRKNERLYKSLGILIGIAVVIIFL, from the coding sequence ATGCTGAAGATCGTTGGAATGGTTTTAGTTTTAATTTCCTCTGCTATGATAGGTTATATGAAATCACTTAAATATACATTAAGACGACAAACGTTAAGGTCTTTTTTATCCAGCCTAAACTTACTCATAACTGAAATAACCTACAGCCAAGTAACATTGTCTGAAGCATTTGCTAAATTGTCTGAAACATCAGAATCAGGCGTAGGAAGATTTTTTTTATTAGTATCTCAAATTTTAAATTCTAATGAAGGGTATACGGCTGGTGAAGCGTGGGAAATTGCCCTTAATAAAGTTGAAAATATAAATTTAAGTCAAGATGACATAAAAATACTAAAATCGTTCGGCAATGGCCTCGGGAATTCAGATATATATAATCAAGAAAAGAATTTTAAATTGGCTTCTGAGTTATTAAAAAAACAGCTTATTGACGCTGAGGAGTCAAGCAGAAAAAATGAAAGATTGTATAAGAGCCTTGGCATATTGATAGGAATTGCTGTAGTTATCATATTTCTATAG
- the spoIIIAC gene encoding stage III sporulation protein AC — protein sequence MSIDIIFKIAAIGILVTVLNQILIRSGREEQAMMVTLAGVVVVLMMVITMINNLFTAVKTIFQLY from the coding sequence TTGAGCATAGATATAATTTTTAAAATTGCTGCAATCGGAATCTTAGTTACCGTTCTTAATCAAATTCTTATAAGGTCTGGGAGAGAGGAACAAGCCATGATGGTTACATTAGCAGGAGTAGTAGTTGTGTTGATGATGGTAATTACAATGATCAACAATCTATTTACTGCCGTAAAAACAATATTTCAGTTGTATTGA
- the spoIIIAD gene encoding stage III sporulation protein AD, which translates to MEIIQIVAIGIICVIILSLFRENFEDVAIIISLSASILIFFIIVPKISNIITVLNTIADKSGINSIYVKTILKIIGVAYIAELGVQISNDADEKNIATKIELAGKIIIIFLSLPIIIALVDTIVSILP; encoded by the coding sequence ATGGAAATCATTCAGATTGTAGCAATTGGTATCATATGTGTAATAATCCTTTCACTGTTTAGAGAGAATTTTGAAGATGTGGCGATCATAATAAGTTTATCAGCCAGCATACTTATATTTTTTATCATAGTCCCAAAAATCAGCAATATAATAACGGTTTTAAATACAATTGCAGACAAAAGCGGCATAAACAGCATTTACGTAAAAACAATTCTTAAAATAATAGGAGTCGCATATATTGCAGAATTAGGAGTACAGATTTCAAATGATGCAGATGAAAAAAATATAGCTACAAAGATCGAATTAGCAGGGAAAATAATAATCATTTTTTTGTCTCTTCCAATTATTATAGCATTGGTGGACACTATTGTCTCCATACTGCCGTGA